ATTATATCAATTTCAGGCATTGTGAACCTGTTAAAGTCAAGTTACTATGTTAGTTAACAAACATTTTCAAGTTCCCTGATTTAAAAGAAACTTGAAGCAGGCCTTTAactttctaataaaaagatgcGGCCgagaaatttttataagttgCTTTTCATGATACATACAAACTGAACATTTTTTCCTACAATTTCAGCTGTAGTACGACTATATTTAACAATTGGACATATACAAATCCATCTGTCCTTCCTATATACAAGAGGCTAATTATAGCAGCATGGTATGAGAGGCAAACACATGTAAAGCAAAAGATAATTGCAAACGCAATTTTTTGTAACACATACAAAATTGCAAAAGATAATGGAGGACTAAATAATTGCAAAAGATATATCATATAATTTTGTAACACAAACACAGCCACATTTTTTGGTAACACAtacaaacccccccccccccaacaaaaaagaatCGAGACCTTTTCAATATTTCCAACATATTTCATGCTTAAGACATTAGTATCAACTGAAATCCCAGTCAACCATTTTATTAGATTCCAAGACTACCTTTAATAACCACATCAGAGTGGACCTTTTAGCCTAATGAACACACGATACACACTCATTACAAATTAAATCTGCTTCAAGATTGTGACTGTTCTCAACAAAAGCCCCTTCGAAAATGAATAAGAGAACCTCTGCTATTCTGTACAGACCACTTTGGTAATGGTTCCATGAAAAGTCATTACAAGATTAAAGTCCATAATATTTTGTTCACACATACACATCTATATTAACCTGTACTATAAGTAGATAGCATATTTTCTAACCTTTTATCATAAAGAAGTAGAGAGAGCTTATTATTGAACAAAACGGAAGATACCAGAACCTTGATTACCTTAAATATGCTATTTAATGCTATTGGACAAATATTTACTTCTTACATGCTTGAAAGCAGGTTAAAGTTGATCTTAAGAGGAATTTCCAATACGCTAAGGCTGGCAGCATGTTTAACCCAttaatcaaatacaaagaacCATCTGGTAGAAAACTACAACTAATACCCATGGATCGAAAGACACTGAGAACCATTGGAAAGTTTTCTACAATTTAATCAAACACTTTTACTCAACCATTATTTAATTctaatccataaactcatatttttccGAACATTtttaaagcacaaaaaaaaaaaaaaaaaaaaaaacccttgcaATTTACATATATATCTACTCATCTAcgaattttgcaagcatggaaatCCAATGaaagttattaatttaataGTGCAACATTGAAAAaggttacaccaggtgtaataTGAGCTTATATATCTTACATATGTTGGTAAGTCAAAAGCCCAAAatccttacaaataaataaattttgttacaGCTCAGAATAAATCAGataacaaaactcaaaacaaataaattaacgCAGCGTTTGGCAGCAAAGAATGGGAACATGAATTGTGATAAGAAGtcaataaaaagatttaaagaCACTAAGAACCATTGGAAAGTTCTCTTAGTGGCAAAACTCATACACAACTAATACCCAACTACaataacaatcaaatcaaaaaaccCTTACCTGAAATATGAAATTGTTGAGAGGGAAGAGCAGTGAGAGAGGCAATGTGATGATTGAGAGTGAGAGGTGTGAGAGTTAGTGAGGCTGAGTGTATGGGTGAGAGTTAAGGATGCTCTGTTTTTGGGTGAGAGGTTAGTGAGGCTGAGTGTGGACTGAATAAAAATCCTGCAGAACACGTTATTAATATTTAGTCCCAGgagaactcgagtctataagactcgagttctgTTCAAAGTTTAATTAAAACCATGTTTGTTTACTTAaatctcgagtcttatagactttGTTTTTACTACACAAaaatcgagtctataagactcgagatctgttcaaaatttactaaaaagGGACGGTTGTTTTAATCcaatctcgagtcttaaagactcggtTTTTACCATGttgaaatcgagtctttaagactcgagatctgCGTGGCAATTTTTGCCACCTCAGCAGTTCAGAACAACTGCAAAGCGACTTTATAACACTCGCTTTTTAACTTgaatctcgagtttttaaaactcgagatgttatttttcttaattctttCAAAACGttcctaacttactattttgaatcaCTGAAGACATCTGTTCTGCACAAAACCTccaaaataaagttaaaataccaaaatttaaaaatgaaaattaattgaaagTATGTCAAAATTAGACCAagcaatttgtaatttagtcAAAATCTAAGGTAGCAAAGTAAGTGACCATCAAAGAACAAATTTGACCATTATCCTCTTAAATTTATGAGTCACTAAAGTGTTAGACCTTGATGCTTGAAGCTGCTTCACGTGGTGGCACCTTGCATCCATGACAGTCACATACATTTCTGGGCATGAAGGTGGCATGCCATGGGATGAGTGCTTTGAGGCAATAACAGTCTATGCTACCTTGTTGTGGACCTTGCATACTCCTGTTGTCTAAGTAACAACGTGACAATGGGTTTTGTGAAGGTGATGGACCTGGGGTCATGGCTTCGCAAATTGCAGGCCATGTATGTGCTATGGACATCATGTGAATCATGTATAGTGAGTGAGCCAGAGCAGCCTTGCATGGCCTTGTCCATGTGCAAATTGATGAAGTAGTGTGTGAGTTTATCACTTCAACCaacaatttagttttttaattcaCAATGACAACCCACAGCTCTTTATTAATTTCCCATTTCATGATAAAATCTTTTGTTCTAAGACAAGAAACTTTAACAATTAAACCAATTAGAACTAGCATTTAATTTTAGGATAAAAACCGTTACACACACTCTGTTTacacgctttttttttttttttaattgaaaatttggttTCAATTAAtgggtgtaaaaaaaaattatccttaaTTTTATCATTGCCGAGGTCTAAAGCTAAATAGCTGGTCTGCATTAGGTTATTAAATTACTTTTGAGAGTTATGAAGCGTAGAATGTACAATTCGAGGGGTTTAACTTGTCAGttagtgtttattttttattttttatatatattagttgaTCACTCATCGTAATAGTTAGTGCCTACCAACTACCAATAAATTCAACTGCGGCTGATGAAACAGAAACACCACCACCTGTTTGACAAAAGGTCTAAGACAACTTGTAGCAGAAATTTCAATGGACGTTAACCTCGGAAGGAGATGGAGGGGTCCTATAGCTATGGCACTAAGGAGTGTGGAAGCAGTGGCTTTCTTGGTTTTTCTGGTTGTTGGGTTCTCAATTTTCATGGCAATGGGACGCTCTAAAACTCTTAATCAAATTGAACTGAATAATCATTCAGGTCATTGTAACTTTCCAGCAATATTCAACTTTGGGGATTCGAACTCTGATACTGGAGGCAAATCAGCAGCGTATGATCGGCTTCCCTCTCCTAACGGTGACACCTTCTTTGGTAAACCTTCGGGGAGGTTCTGCGATGGACAACTTGTCATTGATTTTATAGGTGACTGTTCTcactttcccccttttttttctatttcctttGGAATCACTAAGAAAATTTGGTAGTTTATGTGAGGAGGAATGTGTTGGACAAATACCCATTTGATGATTTTACTTGGGGAATTTGTTTGTGCAGAGAACAtactaaaatttttgatttgGTTTGTAAATGATATGTCAAACATTGTATGTTCTCTGCATCTTCTCCTCCTTCTGATGGATCCGATGGACATtcatttttactaatttttttgacgGGTTAAAAGCATCGTTTCTGCTTGTTTTTCATGAGAATTATGcggtacactttttttttttttttgggtaatgtaACTTACATCCAATTGTCAGCATTTTGTTTAATATAGATATGATAGATTTGAACTTATGATGTTTGTTCCATGatgatttttctttatcatcaagCCAAGACACCATTTGATTTTGGTGTAGGTGAGATTTGAACTTAAGTCCCTTATTCAGCAACATAGATTTTAGTACATGAATTAACTAAAACCCACGTATTTAATAGTTAGTATGATATAACAGGTTAAGATAGGATACTGTTGTAAAATGACCCTGTTTTCAATAGAATTAGGTAAGGTAGTTAGCATTGGATGTCAAGCTTCATGCAAAATTCTTAGGCCAATGTAAGCCACAAAGCTAATTATTTGGTGTTTTTGGTGATAAAAGATTCCAACTTTTAAGAGTAAATCTGTGACTAGTCACAACAATAAATCCTATggatccctctctctctctctcattttatcCATATGTACCTATTTTTGCAGCTGAGAAGCTGGGATTGCCATACTTGAGCGGGTATCTAGATTCTATTGGGACAAATTTTCGATATGGGGCAAATTTTGCTACAGCGGGGTCTACTATTCAGCCAGTTGATGCCAAAATATTTGAGATGGGTTTTAGCCCCTTCTCTCTTGACatacagctttttcaatttgaaCAATTCAAAGCACGCACCATTGAGCTATACAAGGAAGGTTAGATGTGTATTTGTTGTGGAGAAGTCAGAAAATTTTTGTGCTTTTGATTGATTGAAAGCATTAGTAGTTTCTCATTGTCAGGTAGAAGCTCATATATCGAAAGCAGTTTCCCCAGACCAGTGGACTTTTCCAAGGCACTATACACATTGGATATTGGACAGAATGATCTTCATGGTGGGTTCGTGTCGATGACAGAGAAACAAGTGCTGGCATCAACACCAAATATTATCAATCAATCTGCTGAGGCAGTCAAGGTAACAAAAATATATGTTCTGTATAGCTTCTTAACAACTTATATTTTAGTAAGGGACCAAGTAGTATCCTACAAAGTCGGCACTATTTATCTGCTTTTAAATCATCTTGGGTATGTTATGGCCAAATGCACGTTGCAACCTGTATGGAGCATGCTATGAAGACTTAAGTTGACCATATTGATTTTGAACTTCTTCCTCTAATCTACAGTCCTTCTCTGGGATTCAACGTATTCAATTTTGTAACCAAAATTACTTGTGCAGATTAAACCTTATAAACATTGTTGTCATTTACTATTTCAGAAACTATACCAATTAGGAGCAAGATCATTTTGGATACATAATACAGGTCCTATTGGCTGCTTGCCTTTTGCTGTAATATATTATCCTCCAAAGCCAGAAAATATGGACCAAAGTGGTTGTGTGAAGTCCCACAATGAGGTCGCCAAGGAATTTAACAGGCAGCTTCAAGAGAGGGTGACCCAACTGGGAGCGCAACTTCCAGATGCAATACTTACTTATGTTGACATTTTCTCGGCTAAATACACTTTAATTTCTGAAGCAAAGAAGCTTGGTAAGCTTCACATATGATCATCATGAGTATCATTATGACTACATGAAAGACTGAAAGAATTTAGTCGTTGCTGATATGATTGATCACATTTGTGCACTTCACTTTCATTTTAATTCTGTATAAATTAAAGTTTCAGTTTTGGGCGTTGGGGTTATGCAGGTTTTGCTAATCCACATGGATACTGTTGTGGGCATCTTGGAGATTACAATGTTGACTGTGGAAGGAAGGCAATGGTGAATGGGACTGAAATCATAGGGGCTTCATGCAGCAATCCTTCAGAGTACATCAGTTGGGATGGCGTACATTATTCTCATGCTGCAAATAAATGGATAGCCAACCAAATTCTTAACGGCAACCTTTCCAACCCTCCGATCCCGATTACTGGAGCTTGTCACAAGCTTGGTCATTCATGATCACAAGCCTTAAGCTCCAATGGATATCTTGCAACCATGCAATGGAAAAGTTTAAGTTCTATCAGAGATGCGGTTATGTTTctgttaataattcattttcctTCCCATGAAATAGAACTTCGAATTTCATTTTGTACAGACATTTCACAAATTTGCACAGAAAAGTTACAAAAGAAGCAGATCAATGTTGTATGAGTGTTATTATCACTTGAAGTTGGGACTAGCAAAAATTTTGTGTGGCTTCTCATGGAAACTGTAGACATGaagtttatttttgataatgCATCCTATAAATGGGACTTTTAGAAGCATTAGGGTCAAAAATAAACTTTAATCAGTGACTCAGTCTTGGAATCTATGGTagaaaaagagcaaaaacaGTCCATCTGTTTGTGTCCATGTTGAGATCTCTGCATATATTGTACAGGGAAAGCTGCCCAATACAGCATTAAGGATGGCGATCTCCTATTGTCCAAGTTGGTCTTCAGACTGCTGATTTTTGCTTAGTGCAACTATGAAGTATTGTCAGGTTACAAATCACTGACATATATTAACCAGAGTACACACTTATTAGTGAAGCAAAGTAGTATGGTAAGTTAAATTCTGCTCTTCATCCCTATGATTCAAAGTAATGGAGTGATAATTTCAGTTTTGTGCTTCTATCTTTTGGCTTGTTCAAATCTCTCTTTTGTTGGTGTTGAAAAATTGCAGGTTTTGTTAATCATCTTGGGTATGTTGTGGCCAGTACTATGAAGATCACCATGTCCATGATTGTCTTATGCATAATGaagctttccttttttctttttcttttttgatggaaattgCATGATGAGGTTGAATATGAAAGGGACTGAGTTACCATGGAGATGACCATATGAAATGGCGAGTTggtaatgataaaaaataaaatagtgtgAGGCTcatgaaaatcaataataacttatcaACTTAACTGTTgggaaaattaaaaaccatcaacAATTCTCTGTGTCTCTCTCCACGAACATCACAAATTGTTAcctataattttgttttgtgtctTACAAACTATAAATGGTGATAACTTTTAGCCCCTCATCAACGTAGCAAATTAATACCAAACAAAAGCACGTGTACCTGCCTTGTTAAGAATTCTGACAGCTATCTTTTAGCTTAAAATAggagtaaaaataataataataatgacagtAAACTCTTAAGGATAACTACTAAAATTTGATGAGAATAaattagtaaagaaaaaaaaagtggttcatcaaaaaaacaactaaaaagagtggttgacaaattttttttcatagccTTAACCAAACTGTCAAAGCAAAATCTGATAAGAACAAAcagttaaaaacaaaagatgatataaacaaagaattaaaaataaaatttcatgagaataattttttttttttttttttttttgagaaaccagccAGAGAGTCTGggaatatattaaaaaatagaaactaatGAACATCAAATTCGGCCGGAGGAGCAATGTATTTAGGGAGCTCATCCAACCAGACCTGACATCCTACAATGTCCTTAGCTTTTTTAGCTAAAGCATCAGCCACAAAATTACCACTAGTTCACCTGGCAATCAGGTAGGATATCCAATTGGTATAACAGCTTCTAAAAGctaacttttatttatataaaattatatagacTTAGATAAGATATACATAGGAAAAAGGTCTACATAGGAACAGATTAATTAATTGTCAGTAATTTTTACAAAAGTAGATATTCTTTTCGCTAAATAAAgaccaaattataataataggaaccatatttttaaaaattagatcgACTAGTAGGTTCAACTAGTTAAACTTGGAATCGGGTACTAATTCGGTCTAGTAAAAACCctcaaaccaataaaaatagagaaaaactaaGAACCGAGAACAAAAGCAAATTTTGTAGTGTAcgatttttaaaaccatcaTTGGAACAGGTCAATGGCATGTTTTTTTAGATGGAGACAAACAGACATTAGTCATACCATATTTTCTTTGTCTCTATGCTTGATCTCtttgagtcaaaaaaaaaaaaagttgatctCTTTGTGTCTCTTATGGACATGGAGTCTCATACCTTATATGCTATCTTTGGCCTGATAATTTCATTGGCATTAATACCAAATCCTACCATCTCAACCAAAATTTTCCTGTTATATTCAACTTTTGTGCCTCAAATGCAGACACCGGTGGTTACTCAGCATTATTCGGACAAGTTCCACCGCCTAATGGAGAAACATATTTTCACACCCCATCCGGACGGATTTGTGATGGGCACCTTGTAATTGATTTCATAGGTAAATCCATTTCTCTTTCTTAAtgttctgattttttttttttttaataattttgtggAAGCATGTATCCATTAATATTAGGAtaaagtttaattacaaaattggttgtagcttaaggctacatattttgaaaatataattgttgaaatGCATGTTCTTTACGTTACGTACTTAAtgcatatgtcaaattttgtgttaatcgaatattatttgatttataagcttatattttatgtataattttaaaacataaaaacttgcaatttaaacaatttattaataacatagctattgaactttaattttctagaaattttgcaaacatggtggatataagaagaagatgtaatacaatgatggatttgtcaaaattcacctacaataaaaaaaaaaatattgacgaaGGTTGTAACTctaggctacaactaattttgtaactaaattttttctttaatattatatagaaaatagtcttttctcaaaaaaatatatatatagaaaatagtCAAATACATTAGTGTTTGCATATCTATATGGGTAGAAAATACATGATATAAGATTGTAATCTCATAATTTCTATCATTCAACTTCAAGAAATGAATTAAGaaactatttaaggggcttcccctgTTTGGAATCCTCAATTTAGATACCCAAAATACCATCAAATTCATCCGTTTCTAAGGCTTAAATCATAGGGTTAGATatgtaaaattagtaatttaaaaactcctaatttttagctaaattaaaaataaataaataaacagtttttctcccatttttatatttctctcttACGTTAGTTGTTAAGTATTaatacaacttcttctttttgaaaaaatataaaaaataaaattttttttccacaaaagtaccatttttttttttatccctaaactgcttttttttttccacctccATATTTGTCTCTCATATTAGTAATCAAGTACTAATACaacttattctttaaaaaaaaagccgtaagtaaaacatgtaaattcaaaaaataaaaaataaaaaagtctcaTTGCACATGCGAAACACGTGTGACGAGGCTAGTTTGTTATTAACTTTACTCctcccaaccaaaaaaaaacctattggtatttccattttcttctttcttttttggttaggAAATTAAGAGGGAAGTCAAAATTATGCTTGATTTGGAGGACTACTAAGTGTAGCATGctagttctttttcttttttttttgagaaaccagactgGAAACCACCAACCTAGGCtagattgaaaataaaaactcaagaaatGTCAGCAAGAACCAAAGGAACAAACTCCTCTGGGATGTCCTCTAACCAAACTTGAAATTCTAAACCTGTTTTGGCCTTTTTTGCCATTGCATCAGCAACTATATTGCAATTGCGATTAACATACACAAACTCTGAAAAACTTAACTGGGCTGCCTCATGAAGGATGTCACCAATAATATGACCATAAATGGATtgttcagctctaccatctgcAAGGGCGTTGATAACAATCTACGAATCACCCTCAAAAAGTACCTCATGAAGACACAGTTCCTTTGCAAACAGAACAGCTCGACGACATGCGAGTGCTTCGACTTCAGCTGCCGTTGGAGGGAGGGGGATACACAAAGATAGGGAGTCAATGATTTCACTTTTGTGATCACGGATCACCACTCCAATACCTGCCTCGTTGCTACTTTGGAAGATCGCACTATCAAAGTTGGCTTTGAATCTGGCATGGGGAGGTGGACACCAATGGTAGACGGTGGCAGCTTGTCTTGAC
This genomic stretch from Quercus lobata isolate SW786 chromosome 3, ValleyOak3.0 Primary Assembly, whole genome shotgun sequence harbors:
- the LOC115979010 gene encoding GDSL esterase/lipase At5g14450-like translates to MDVNLGRRWRGPIAMALRSVEAVAFLVFLVVGFSIFMAMGRSKTLNQIELNNHSGHCNFPAIFNFGDSNSDTGGKSAAYDRLPSPNGDTFFGKPSGRFCDGQLVIDFIAEKLGLPYLSGYLDSIGTNFRYGANFATAGSTIQPVDAKIFEMGFSPFSLDIQLFQFEQFKARTIELYKEGRSSYIESSFPRPVDFSKALYTLDIGQNDLHGGFVSMTEKQVLASTPNIINQSAEAVKKLYQLGARSFWIHNTGPIGCLPFAVIYYPPKPENMDQSGCVKSHNEVAKEFNRQLQERVTQLGAQLPDAILTYVDIFSAKYTLISEAKKLGFANPHGYCCGHLGDYNVDCGRKAMVNGTEIIGASCSNPSEYISWDGVHYSHAANKWIANQILNGNLSNPPIPITGACHKLGHS